In Desulfomonile tiedjei DSM 6799, a genomic segment contains:
- a CDS encoding antibiotic biosynthesis monooxygenase family protein, producing the protein MAVTLINAFEVPPGKEQEALEFWERVAEFMKRQPGYISTRLHRAIVPWARFHLINIAEWQSAEDFQAVIGSEEFKELTEPYSEIFPHYPGLYEVIRT; encoded by the coding sequence ATGGCTGTAACCCTGATAAATGCATTCGAAGTCCCGCCGGGCAAAGAACAGGAAGCTCTGGAATTCTGGGAGAGAGTTGCAGAATTCATGAAAAGACAGCCTGGCTATATTTCGACGCGATTGCATAGAGCAATCGTGCCATGGGCTCGCTTTCACTTGATCAACATAGCAGAGTGGCAATCGGCAGAGGATTTTCAAGCGGTGATTGGGAGCGAAGAATTCAAGGAACTCACAGAACCTTACAGCGAGATTTTTCCCCACTATCCAGGGCTGTACGAGGTTATTCGAACCTGA
- a CDS encoding site-2 protease family protein, translating to MDITDIFRWLQRLALLAPGFLLAVTVHEFTHGYVAYRLGDPTAKAMGRLTFNPISHLDLFGTIVLVLTGMIGWAKPVPVDPRYLRHPRRDMLWISLGGPAANLVTAIALSLVLYAMILGTGGQVGPSAAYILIPLVGILQKGILINVGLGIFNLLPVPPLDGAKILEGVLPAQQAYQFSKLEPYGFIILMILIFTRVLDYIIIPPIRLIVSFLLPGLS from the coding sequence ATGGACATCACAGATATTTTTAGATGGCTTCAGAGGCTGGCTCTTCTTGCTCCGGGTTTTCTCCTGGCGGTTACGGTCCACGAGTTTACCCACGGATATGTGGCGTACAGATTGGGAGACCCCACCGCGAAAGCGATGGGCAGATTGACGTTCAACCCGATCAGTCACCTTGATCTCTTTGGGACAATCGTGCTCGTGCTCACGGGAATGATCGGCTGGGCAAAACCCGTGCCCGTCGACCCCAGATATTTGCGCCATCCGCGAAGAGATATGCTCTGGATCAGCCTGGGCGGTCCCGCTGCAAATCTTGTGACCGCAATCGCTTTGTCGCTTGTTCTGTATGCTATGATCTTGGGCACGGGTGGGCAGGTCGGACCATCTGCCGCGTACATTCTGATACCGCTGGTTGGCATTCTTCAAAAGGGAATTCTGATCAATGTGGGTTTGGGAATATTTAACCTTCTTCCTGTGCCGCCACTGGACGGGGCCAAGATTCTGGAAGGGGTGCTTCCTGCGCAACAGGCGTATCAGTTTTCTAAACTGGAGCCTTACGGTTTCATAATCCTCATGATACTCATCTTCACGAGAGTCCTGGACTACATTATCATTCCTCCCATCCGTCTGATTGTGAGCTTCCTATTACCAGGCTTGAGCTGA
- a CDS encoding segregation and condensation protein A gives MSYEIKLEVFEGPLDLLLHLIHKNEVSITDIPIALITQQYLETIELMKSLNLDVAGEYLIMAAYLTHIKSQMLLPADESEEEGSEQIADPRDELVAHLLEYKRYKEVAEMLGTMPQLESDVFARESAEDSEEIPKSHQPLEVRLSDLLSALRDVLERTPRRDLMELQPETLLVKDKIIEILDRLGSRPWITFQSLFDKDESRRNVLTTFLALLEIVKLQLVRIYQEVPYGTILISRREGEEAKTAGDAAETIDSAE, from the coding sequence ATGTCCTATGAAATCAAGCTGGAGGTTTTTGAAGGTCCCCTGGACTTGCTTCTCCATCTGATTCACAAGAATGAAGTCAGCATTACCGATATTCCCATCGCCTTGATTACCCAACAGTACCTGGAAACCATTGAGCTGATGAAATCGCTCAACCTGGATGTTGCGGGAGAATACCTCATCATGGCGGCGTATCTCACCCATATCAAATCCCAAATGCTTCTGCCTGCCGATGAATCCGAAGAAGAAGGCTCAGAACAGATTGCAGATCCGAGAGACGAGCTGGTAGCTCACCTGCTGGAATACAAGCGGTACAAGGAAGTTGCTGAAATGCTCGGCACCATGCCTCAACTGGAAAGCGACGTATTTGCACGGGAATCCGCTGAAGACTCCGAGGAAATTCCCAAGTCGCATCAACCGCTTGAAGTTCGGTTATCGGATCTCCTGTCAGCGCTCCGGGACGTTTTGGAACGTACCCCCAGGCGCGATCTCATGGAATTGCAGCCGGAAACGCTTCTCGTGAAGGACAAAATTATCGAAATATTGGATCGGCTCGGTTCCCGGCCCTGGATCACGTTTCAGTCTCTTTTCGATAAGGACGAATCTCGACGAAACGTGCTGACCACTTTCCTCGCGCTTCTCGAAATCGTAAAGCTGCAGCTCGTGCGAATCTATCAGGAGGTTCCATACGGGACTATTCTGATTTCCAGAAGGGAAGGTGAGGAGGCGAAAACAGCAGGAGATGCGGCGGAAACAATCGATTCGGCTGAATGA
- a CDS encoding ATP-binding protein, giving the protein MHTKNQRWNWMFVPEIAEGKCKQCGECVDICPADVLVVDNNETVVANPADCLGCESCVSVCPEEAITVKEV; this is encoded by the coding sequence ATGCATACCAAGAATCAGAGGTGGAATTGGATGTTTGTTCCCGAGATAGCTGAAGGAAAGTGTAAGCAGTGTGGTGAATGTGTGGATATCTGTCCGGCTGACGTTTTGGTGGTGGACAACAATGAAACCGTAGTAGCCAATCCTGCAGATTGTCTGGGTTGCGAATCGTGCGTATCAGTCTGCCCTGAAGAGGCAATAACAGTCAAAGAAGTCTGA